Proteins co-encoded in one Brassica oleracea var. oleracea cultivar TO1000 chromosome C4, BOL, whole genome shotgun sequence genomic window:
- the LOC106341935 gene encoding U11/U12 small nuclear ribonucleoprotein 59 kDa protein — protein sequence MSGGKMKKSKRNKLWKKKKRRCVAEMRAKEPERFEQADREADEWREKEMAKDMANRKVDEMKAIEKVKAKRERRRLEPEVRLIMLS from the exons ATGAGTGGAGGGAAAATGAAGAAGTCTAAAAGGAACAAACTTTGGAAGAAGAAGAAGAGACGTTGTGTTGCAGAGATGCGAGCTAAG GAGCCTGAAAGATTTGAACAAGCTGATCGAGAGGCTGATGAGTGGAGGGAAAAGGAAATGGCCAAGGACATGGCTAACAGAAAG GTTGATGAGATGAAGGCTATTGAGAAGGTCAAGGCGAAACGAGAGCGAAGGAGATTAGAACCCGAGGTGAGACTTATAATGCTATCTTAG
- the LOC106340180 gene encoding late embryogenesis abundant protein At1g64065, whose translation MTEPEHVRPLAPATVLPLSDYPATNKQALHRRRNRIKCLICVTVTSIILITIVLSLVFTVFRVKDPIIKMNGVTVNGLDSTTGTQIQLLGTNISMIVDVSVKNPNSASFRYSNTTTDIYYKGTVVGEARGPPGKARAHRTVRMNMTVDIMIGRFLMDPGLAREVSGSGLLNVWSYTRVSGKVKILGIVKKHVTVKMNCTMAVNITRQAIQDTECKKDIDL comes from the coding sequence ATGACCGAACCAGAACATGTTCGTCCGTTAGCTCCGGCGACCGTACTTCCGTTGAGCGATTATCCAGCCACCAACAAACAAGCTCTCCATCGTCGCAGAAACCGAATAAAGTGTTTAATCTGCGTCACAGTAACATCTATAATTCTCATCACGATCGTGTTGTCTTTAGTCTTCACGGTGTTCCGAGTCAAAGACCCCATCATAAAAATGAACGGCGTAACAGTCAACGGTCTTGACTCGACCACCGGGACTCAGATCCAACTGTTGGGAACAAACATCTCGATGATCGTCGACGTGTCGGTCAAGAACCCGAACTCTGCGTCGTTTAGGTATTCGAACACAACGACCGATATATATTACAAAGGAACGGTGGTGGGTGAAGCACGTGGGCCACCGGGAAAGGCGAGAGCGCATCGGACGGTGAGGATGAACATGACGGTTGATATTATGATAGGTCGGTTTCTGATGGATCCGGGTTTGGCTCGAGAAGTAAGTGGGTCGGGTCTTTTGAACGTGTGGAGTTACACTAGGGTTAGTGGTAAGGTGAAGATACTGGGGATTGTGAAGAAACACGTAACGGTTAAAATGAACTGCACGATGGCTGTGAACATCACTCGACAGGCTATTCAAGATACTGAGTGCAAGAAAGATATCGATCTTTGA
- the LOC106339390 gene encoding reticulon-like protein B5, producing MAEEIEKSMPAEQSLMDKISEKIHHHDSSSDSEYEKPDSPSAVKAKIYRLFGREKPVHKVLGGGKPADVFLWRDKKLSAAVLGVATAIWVLFELVEYHLLSLLCHVWILALGGLFLWSNAHTFIKKSPPQIPEIHVPEEPFLLIASSLRNELNQGFVILRSIALGRDLKKFLMVVVGLWIISVVGNWCNFLTQVYICFVLLHTVPMIYEKHEDKVDPFAEKAFKELHKHYLVFDEKVVSKIPIASLKAKLG from the exons ATGGCGGAAGAAATTGAGAAATCGATGCCGGCGGAACAATCTCTGATGGACAAGATCTCCGAGAAGATCCACCACCACGACTCGTCGTCCGACTCCGAGTACGAGAAGCCTGATTCGCCATCGGCTGTGAAGGCGAAGATCTACCGCTTGTTCGGCAGGGAGAAGCCTGTTCACAAGGTCCTCGGTGGTGGAAAGC CTGCTGATGTGTTCTTGTGGAGGGATAAGAAACTGTCAGCTGCTGTTCTCGGCGTTGCGACTGCTATTTGGGTTCTCTTTGAGCTGGTTGAGTATCATCTGTTGAGTCTTTTGTGTCACGTTTGGATTCTTGCTCTTGGAGGCTTGTTTCTCTGGTCCAATGCTCACACTTTCATCAAAAA GAGTCCACCTCAAATTCCAGAGATCCATGTTCCGGAGGAGCCTTTCCTTTTGATCGCCTCTTCCCTGAGAAACGAACTAAACCAAGGTTTTGTTATCCTGCGAAGCATTGCCTTAGGCAGGGACCTTAAAAAGTTCCTCATG GTTGTGGTTGGTCTATGGATCATCTCGGTGGTGGGGAACTGGTGCAACTTCCTGACTCAGGTGTACATCTGCTTCGTGTTGTTACACACAGTGCCAATGATTTACGAGAAACACGAGGACAAGGTTGATCCGTTTGCAGAGAAAGCGTTCAAGGAGTTGCACAAACATTACCTTGTGTTCGATGAAAAGGTTGTTTCCAAGATTCCCATTGCTTCCCTCAAGGCTAAGTTGGGTTGA
- the LOC106340135 gene encoding RING-H2 finger protein ATL67: MSTAASSSPVFLFHPPLPPSPPHDSNHSYLTTLGFGYSIAIALGFLVLLSTVLLSSYICCRDSRRRTTAVESTSASVILPRVIFVAEEDLEAGDVNVGLDQAVINSYPKFHFSKETSAASSDGFGSGGDTTCSICLCEYREAEMLRMMPECKHYFHLCCLDAWLKLNGSCPVCRNSPLPTPTSTPQSTPLSEVVPLSQYAADRRRARR; this comes from the coding sequence ATGTCAACCGCCGCCTCCTCCTCCCCCGTCTTCCTCTTCCACCCTCCTCTTCCACCGTCGCCTCCACACGACTCCAACCACTCTTACCTCACAACTCTAGGCTTTGGATACTCCATAGCCATAGCTCTCGGTTTCCTTGTTCTCCTCTCCACCGTCCTTTTATCCTCCTACATCTGTTGCCGCGACTCTCGCCGCCGCACAACCGCTGTTGAATCCACCAGCGCAAGCGTTATACTCCCTCGCGTAATCTTCGTCGCGGAAGAAGATCTTGAAGCGGGTGACGTCAACGTGGGACTTGACCAAGCCGTCATAAACTCTTACCCTAAGTTCCACTTCTCAAAAGAAACCTCCGCCGCGTCTTCCGATGGTTTTGGCAGCGGTGGAGATACGACTTGTTCGATCTGTTTGTGTGAGTATAGAGAAGCGGAGATGTTGAGGATGATGCCGGAGTGTAAACACTACTTCCATTTATGTTGTCTTGATGCGTGGCTTAAACTAAACGGATCTTGTCCTGTTTGTCGGAACTCGCCGCTTCCGACTCCGACTTCTACGCCTCAGTCAACACCTTTGTCGGAAGTTGTGCCGCTCTCACAATATGCCGCTGACCGGAGGAGAGCAAGAAGATGA
- the LOC106341293 gene encoding desiccation-related protein At2g46140 has protein sequence MASSEQKLVEENGSVISNLLDKAKGFIAEKLANIPTPEATVDDVDFKGVSRQGVDYHAKVSVKNPYSQSIPICQISYILKSATRTIASGTIPDPGSLVGKGTTVLDVPVKVAYGIAVSLMKDIGSDWDIDYQLDIGLTIDIPVVGDITIPVSTKGEIKLPSLRDFF, from the exons ATGGCATCATCGGAGCAAAAGTTGGTAGAAGAAAACGGGTCGGTGATCTCAAACTTGTTGGATAAAGCCAAAGGTTTCATTGCGGAGAAGCTAGCCAATATTCCGACGCCGGAAGCCACCGTGGACGACGTTGATTTCAAAGGCGTGTCACGTCAAGGTGTTGATTATCACGCCAAGGTCTCCGTCAAGAATCCTTACTCTCAGTCGATCCCTATTTGCCAGATCTCTTACATCCTCAAGAGTGCCACAAG GACTATCGCGTCTGGCACAATACCGGACCCGGGTTCGTTGGTTGGGAAGGGCACGACGGTTCTGGACGTACCTGTTAAGGTGGCTTATGGCATAGCGGTTAGTCTAATGAAGGACATTGGCTCGGACTGGGACATTGACTATCAACTTGACATTGGTCTAACCATCGACATTCCTGTTGTTGGTGACATTACCATTCCTGTCTCTACTAAGGGGGAGATCAAGCTCCCTTCCCTTCGCGACTTCTTTTAG